Sequence from the Cucumis sativus cultivar 9930 chromosome 1, Cucumber_9930_V3, whole genome shotgun sequence genome:
TCGTGGAACGTGTGTCTTGtcttttagtaaaatttttcCAACGATATATTTTATGAAGACAACACGATATGGATAGCTCAAATCAAAGGAGGATATATTAAAGGGGATAAAACAAAGCATATTTGACTAAAGCTTTTCTACACTTATgatcttgaagaaaatgacatCATCATAGTAcaacaaatttgttcaaaagtTAACCTACAAAgttttttacaaaatcattatcTACCAcaatctttgaaaaattagCGCACAACATTGGAATGTGGCAACTCAAATATTTGGCTATATTTATCTGACATGCTAGAAGCCATTGACATCTtgctttaattatttggcatcaTGACATCCTTAGCTTATTCGACATatgtcttaattattcatttggtATCATGATTTAGTTATATGCAtcatgcattaattaattagttagttggctccattgttaattatttgcatcctccattaattaattaattatcatcttGACATTCtgctttaattatttgcatctgCATCATACTCATTCGACATCATGTGTTAATTAATGACTTAGTATcttgcattaattaattagcattttGGCATGTTgcttaattatttgcatactgcattaattaattaccatcCATCTTGCATTAACTATTTAACTGATATTGATTACTTGACACCCATTTGACAtcatgcattaattaattagtaattatttGGCACATATTTGATACCTGTGTTAATTAAGTATTTGGTATCCTGACATCCCACATTACTTACACTTGTCtgccttaattaattattttgcatctgTCATTATTTGTGTTCGTGCATGTTGTGAGTTGTGCTTTATTTTGCATCCTACTTTATTTATTCGGTTGCTTATgttatttgtttatgtattaCTTGtcctatattattttatctctatattattttgtctctatattagtttgtttatgtattattttatctctataatttttattattttatctcacaCAACTTTTACACAACCTATATAACTATTTCAGAACAGgtatatttctcaaatttcacattattttgtcattactattattattatttatttttcaatttaaatataaaaattaaaatcagaaaaaaaaaatagattttatgtctttaaaattataaacaatttcatatttttaaatgagactgagtagtgttttctatgaatttattaattcttacatacatgaaatttcttgTTAGACACCTATGatgaagattaaaatattaaagttttgtattttaatattcttgaggtgaataaataaaaacatatcttttgaaaaaaaaaaactacatttttctaatgtgaaTTGATAACCGTGggacatttaaaaaacgtgaataaaaaattttgttttgtgaacccCTCTAATTTAGGTAACTATTTTATGAGTATTGTTGGATGCTAACACCTTTCCTACAAACAATTCACTCTTGAACTTAAATCTCATGGATTTACGTAgactatctttttttttttttttgtgactaatcacaccttaatatgGTTAGTAGCGActtcaaacatatttatttattaaaattaaataatcaagGACGTCGGTCGCTTTGTGTCGCAATCACTTCGCAACATTTATTactaaacaaaactaataacttGGGAAGTTTATAACATTCTTTGATCCACAGAGATTGATACAACAACATTCCACAAACAACATTTATAGATTACTTATTAAATACTTCaacttaagaaaaattgatacaacAACATCTCATAAATACAACAATATTCTACCACAATAACAATATTCCACAACATTCGTCCATAAGTTTGAACTAAAGAAGCTACCATTAACTACTGATTCAATATAATCACCCTAAATTCAATATAAccccaaattcaaattgaaactgaaactttttaattcaaattcaaattcaatctcAAATTCAACTCCAATCTCAACTTCAATCTTAAATCCTaacaacacttcaaatttgaattcaatacTATAACCTAcgactaattcaaaatctaaatactacaattaatttcaaatctaattactaaaactaattaactaaaacaaaacaataactaaataaactaaaccaTTTATTGAAATGGAGAGCAGCGACAACAGATGACGACAAATAGGAGACAGCGATGAGCAGCGGTGAGCAACCGTGTggatttctctctttctcggTCTTTCTCTCAACTCTCTCGGCcttcttattttcaattatatgaaTTACAAAACTGGAAGTGTGTTTTTATAGGGAACTCCCGACGCACTTCGAAGACGTCGAGAAACCCACCTATTTTTGATGTAATAAGTAAAACGTTGGGAATAGTTTTCACCTATCGCGACGTTTTACTTACGACGTCGGACATAGGATTCACCTCTCCTGACGTCTCTTGCATGACGTTAGAGGAAGttgaacaattattttattgtatatttttacCCAACGTAGTCAATATAGATGTTGGTAGTGCCTAAACCTTCCCTAACGCCACACACACAAACATCGGGGAAAATagagaattaaatattttaatttacctTTCTCCGACGTTTTGTCTCGACCGACGTGTATTTTTAAGCATCGAAGATGGACTTTTTTCTGACGTTACTTTCACCGACGTCTATTTCTGCGTAGAGAGAATCTCGATTTCTTGTAATGTGATTTAGAACATTTTCcaaattagttttcttttgaacttttagtTCAAAGTAATCTgtataattatcaaaattagaCAATACTTCCACATTTCATCCcattaatttttcaacttttttttaatttctccaaTTTATCTTTCTAATGTTGGAAAATTTGTCTCATTAATAAGAATTAGCAAATTGTATAGTAAATACATCACTCATAAGAGGTTCGCGGAGCGTGTGACTTGTCTTTTAGTAAAATTCTTTCAACGATATATTATATGAAGACAATACGGTATGAATAACTCAAATGAAACGAGGATATATTAAAGAGTTAgaacaaaacatatttgaCCAAACCTTTTCTACCTTCATGATCTTCAACAAAAAATGATATcatagtatatatttatttttatactatattttcttgattttggtATTCACACTGTGACTCATCTTTACAACATTAGTTATATGttcaattgattaattattgcAAGATTAAgtactaaaattgaaaagaaaaatatattattaataaaaaaaagtgcatGGATGAAATTGATGATGTGTTTTGGTGTACTTGTCTCATTTCCTTTGAGAATCGTgttcaaaagaagaagaagaacaaagaattattcaaatatatatagggTTGAAATGGAAAGTGCTTTAAATAGACTTTTAAATGAATGGACATTAATattacttatttatattttgtaattaattaacttttgtttttgtctttttgtttctgtACACAGACATTGTTGTGTTTATCACAAAGCTCCCAACTTCAGCCCTTCCAATAATCAAAGCtattatcaacaatatattatattgtcaCAATCcaaacttaattagtttgaatACATAAAATAGACTCCAACTAGAGATGTTCACGAGGCATCAGAAAGCCCAAAAGTGACATTATTGTTTCTGtcacttttctattttttttctttcatatatatataattaatttcttgtataattatttaaactttataccTCTAGGTTGTTTGGAGCAAGTAAGTTGAGTTCTTACAGCTCATTCGGGTTTGAgatacaaattataataatagttgTGTACAACTTTTTATAACCTACAATTAAatagtataattaaaaaaaatttggtaaaataacgttaacttttcatagaataaaatatatttcatcaaaaaaaaattcaacatcaAACTAAtagttagaaattaaattcaagaTTTACTGGAaacataataacaaaaaatgtgaaaagttGACTAAATATCGCactcataattttaattttacataaatatgaatgtatatgtctatggatatttttaaaaataaattataaaacaattttttttaaaaaaatagtaaataaatatttgaagatttctaaacaaataattaacatgatTATTActtaaatgatatttaaatgtGTCATTAttggtttgaaatttataaagtGTGAAAATAGCAATAggaatattgaaaaataaaaattaaattaaaaaaaaaaagaggttaTATATAAATGGGAGAAGCTAAGGTTGAAGatgaggaagaggaagaaagaagaaaaagaaagaaaatggagagaggattaataataataatgttatatttgttaGTTAATGTGGTAGACATGATCAGTATTATTGAAGCAGCTCCTCAAGGTTCTCTCGTAACTCATTTGCCTGGATTCACAAGCAATCACTTTCCATCGAAACACCATTCTGGGTCagttcttcttcatttctatttttctttctttctttctttttttcggatttcaaatatttttttattttaataaaattaattaggtatataaatattgatgaaaCTGAGAGTGGAAAAAAgctgttttattattttgtgacGTCGGAACGGAGTCCGGCGGAGGATCCGGTGGTTCTCTGGCTCAACGGCGGCCCTGGGTGCTCCAGCTTCGATGGCTTTGTCTATGAACATGGTAACTTCTActctttaatctttctttccttttctctttctttggTTTCTACTAGCTTCTATCTATGATTAATAGaccaatttctatttttacattttcatttcattctttttcttaatcgTCCATTACTAAAGTTCGAAGTTAGTAGACTAGTGAATTTCGTGCCATAGTAGGTAGTTTCTTTTGCAACTAGTTGctttagatatttttaaagcTTATGGtatgaatatatttaaaaggtCAAAGAATGGTATTGTAATTTGGATTGATTTATAACATGCAACGACTTTAGTTTTAATTGAGTCAAATAATAATGACAACCAAGATTAGTACTGCTACTTATTTAGTCCCAATGTCATTCATTGTATTAGACGTAATAGTCTCTTTTCTTCTGATGTGCCAATGAacccaaaattttctattttggttCTTCTTAACTTTGACTAAAACAGTGTGtgattttctaaacaaatttattaaaaatagtgTCTTTTTTTAAGTGGGTaataactttaattatttaaaaaataattcaatataagGTTAGACCATTTGGAATTTATCCCCAATCTCTCCCACTAAACTGCCCCTTCTAATATCCTTGAACTAAAATAACATGAATTAGctaaagttaattataataaaaataattagaaaattttaaaaataataattaagtttatagcaatatttcaaaaaaaaatgtaaatataacaaagtttataTAGATTGTTTATGCAATAGATAAActtttttagatttggctatatttataaaaaatttaaaatattattatataatttaattggtatatttataattagaaaagaaaaaactaaactaacaGTAGATTGggacccttttctttttataataattatgtggataaaaaattaattgtatgGTTGAAGATAGAAAATGATGCCTTGTTCATACATCAACGTCAATATCAATGTtagtataaaattattaaataagaaaaaaaaattaaatgtagtaaaataaaatcaaaatatttataaaatataaaaaatatcactctttattataagaatttttgttattaaaaataattttgaaaatttttaaatatattgtaaatttaatttaatattaaattacttGATTTAAGAAATAGAGAAGTGGGGGATcttttttgaagtttgaatgtaacccattaaaagaaataaaattctcTTAGTATTAAGACATCTCAACACATCCTCTTAATTGTGTTTAATTCTGCCACAAATACTCTTAAAGTAgctgattttaaaataacaaaaattcaaaattcaacgATGATATTAGGATTTAAACCTATTTCAAAAtacaactatatatatgtacatacTTTTAATTAAGTGGAAATAAGtatttatcttataaaaaaaaacttttggttATAATTGCATTAAAAAcattggaaaataaataatatagtgAGATATTTAATACAAGATTATAAgaatttacaaaaagaaaataataataataatgtaccATTTTTGGTTCCAACTTCCAAGTCagtaatgaaaaattttcatatacaaaagtagtgttctttttctttttctagaaaaagaaaaattagttatGACTTTTGTTTATGAATAAGATAGAGTTCCAATTATTTCCGATAAGTCAATTTTCATAGATTTAATATTGAGGATTTGTGTAACAAAAGCAAAAAGCTAATAAGgtcgataaaatattttcataaattctaaGTTTGTTCTTAATATTGCGGACAATTCGTcgcttttttgttttttcttctttgcatTTATTTATCCTCTCTTACAGATTTCTTcagattttatttcttctatttttgttcatcttcttttaaatattactttgatataatataaacgaTCACTTATTTAGTCAACAcgataatttagatttgaagccttttttctatcatttagaaaaaatacatGATCATGTGGATATGATCTAAGTGATCGTTTACCATAGTTAACATGATTGTTTAGCATGACCAAGgtaacacgatcgtttagaattgaaacatttttctcATCGTTAAAAAACTACACGAtcgatcgtgtatcattttctacatgatcatgtatcatgatcgtttagaaaaAGCTCGTATAGCTGTGGCCGATTAATTGTGTGTTGAATGAGGCAATTTTGATACTTTTCATTGTAGGTCtgtaggttttttttctttcttcaaaattgttctagtgtaaatattttgcttgtttgttatgttttttaaaaaactcatttCCGATAAGTAGTAAACAAATTGGGTAATGAAATGtccaatttagtttttgttggAATATTGGatagctaaatctaaacgatgtACCAAAATAGCCAAAcataaatgatcgtgtacaaaGAATCTTAcataatcgtttagattttggtagacaaatttaaactatcaaaTCTAACGATcatgtttcaaatataaacgatcattttttaaatataaacgatcgtgtaacaaaaaatcttgaaaaaatcattgagatttagctatccaaatttaaataataaaaaaatagacagTATTtgccttttaactttttcttttttaattttaatagaaaatatttaatccaaaaattaaataaactatttatggaaaaaaagcTTCGTAGGtctcttttgtttcattttctttcccctcttcttcaatctcaatgctctcttttatttcaattttatttcccttctttcttctcgATCGGTTTACTCTTCCTCTCCTCTCCCATTCTCTTCTTCGTCTTGCTCAAGAAAATCTGTGATCTTCCTACCTCTCAAATTCCGTTTCGTTCTTCCTATACCTTCAAAATTTCGCTCTTCCTCTCTAACGTGAAACAACTAAGAAACCCTATCTTGCGAGATTCTCATCTCATCGATCCACcgctttcttcttcttctagccCTAACGGCGCCAGAATCAAGGGCGGTAGACCCCCTCAGAAACCCTAGTCTTCCAAAGAAAATGCTTCACCGTCAGATCAGTTCCTGATTCCAAACCCTAAAGAGCCCGCTTCCACCTAGGCCACCCTCTTCTAACCCGACCGTTCTTGAGAATTCACACTCACATACTGTTTTGACCTGTGTTGTTGAATTCCAATCCAAGATAatgctaaaataatatttaatatcagacaaacttccaaatttctaaacttaattaaaattataaaacccactacaatttcttttatacttaaaaaatatatcaaaggTTTTAGATCTATATGATATACAAGCAACGAGGCAAATCCTTGAAATCatttaaacaacaatattatatcataacataaagtttatttattttaaactacatatttaaataactttattgtttgatttgggagaatttgattttaaaaaaatggtgaacaattgtatttgaatgtaaataatatatatatatgcaggACCTTTCAATTTTGAGGAAGGGAATCCAAAGGGAACCCTACCCACCTTACATCTCAATCCTTACAGCTGGTCCAAGGTGACACACCATAAttctatatacatatacatatacatacacatgcatatacatatatatacatatatatatatatacacataaatatacatacatattcgtatacatatatatctacatatacatatatatacttatttatttagcGTCTCTCTTcaaaatatgagtttttttttttatttatgacaattttcatttatttacttaccctctttttccatttaaattaatgtctACAATttctattcttatttttatattgaattttccaaaattttaaattattaatttgatctgtcaaacacattattttattatttttatatttagtgaTATTATTACCAAAGTATTGTTAGGGAAGATCAACTCACTTCTTATACTGATTTCATTTTAGAGTTTATAAACtaaatctcaattttatatatagcaAGGGTTAACCTCAACCATTAGTTTGAGTGCGAACCAAATCAACCATCTTTTCTAGACCCACCTCGATCTTTAAGTGTCCCTTTTGGCTCGTATCATGCTTCTTCctaagtttgttttttcaaaatgtctATTATAACCTTTTCGTTTAAAATCACCCATAACATTAGCCCTCAGTCCTATGTTGGATCTTGAGGTTTGACTAGTCACAATTATAAGCTAAACATTCAAGGTCCAACTTAGAGTATACTTTCTTCTAACTTTGTGCTGCTTCTTGACCCTGTCAATCGATTATCAGCAAGGCTGAACTTCTCACCTGTTACCATGTGAGGTGCCCAACAcatcaaatttgtaaaattaatattggATGCTTCTTTAGACGTGATTTTTCTCCTAGGGTTACCTAGCGTTCTAAGGTGGTTTCTAGATTATCTTGGGGATGATCCATAATACTCTGTCAATAAGATCGAGATTTAGGGTTTCTCAAGGTTTCATATTTTAAAGGTCCATCTCCTTTTGAAGGACTAATCTCATATTGAATATTGttagaaagatgaaaataatttttcttaagatTATAATCATCTTATCaagagagatgaaaatttatttttgaaaggtTAAGGCGATCaacaaattatgataatatttgaAGCTTAAAATTAACCTTCTCGAGAAGGATGAATATCGATTTATGAAAAGTGGGGTGACTTGTAAATGACCATCTTCGGAGCTTGGATAGGgaagtatatattttctataccCGTTTTTTTTAACAAGGAAGCGTATCCtctataaatatgttttttgtttgataggGAAAAACATTTCCCCTACAAGGTTGCTTTTTGTTTGATAGGGAATCGTATTCCCTATAAATATGCTAGTTTTTTGTTTGGCAGGGAAACATATTCTGTGCAAAGCtgcttttatttaataatgaaGCATATCCCTTGTAAATTTGCTTACTCAAGGAACatctttcattgagaaaatgTCCGATTGAGTATGAATTTAGATATCTTCAGGAAATACATTCTCTCAAAGGAGAACAACAATATGTTTTGACTTGAAAGCGACCATTatgaaaaagcaaaaagtCATCATAATAAGCAAGGTATCGTAAAATCAGATTGGCCTGAAATTTGGCAGGTTGGCTCAATTGCAGCAGATAAGCCTCGACTACCCTCAATCTTGGCCTTGGCTGATCAGTCCTCACTCTCGGCCTTGGCTTGGTCGGTCTCAAGTGGTGGCCTTTTCAATCAAGTTTTGCATGTCGTTTATTTTTCAGTCTCTTCGCTTTTTAGAATTCTTTTTTCCAGTCTACGATGGTCCTTCTCGATCTGCCTCAACCTTGGACTATCTAAAATTTGAGTTACCTTTAAACGATAGAGTTTCATTACTTTCAGCTTCTTGATTATTTTTGTGTGAATATATAGCTGAAACTTATGTTTGCCTCTAAATGATCAATTTAGCTTTTTATTGATAAGATTAAGCTTTGCCCTTCAACACTTTGGATTCTTACAATCATTTAGACGTTAGAGTATGGTTGACGAAAATCTTTACCCTTATGTGCTAGGGTTGGCCTCGACCTCGGCAAGTTTCCACaatgcaaaaatattttacctaCATACATTTAGGGTTGACCTTGGTTTAGTTCCAAGTGAATTTTAATTGCAAATTCACGATTTCCTAACAAATTTGAGCCTAAGCCTTACCCTCGGTTCCTTGCATCAACTAGATTTTTTCAGCCTTGACCTAGTTAGTCTCAACTTTGAacattttggtattttctttttgttcccACTTGGTCTCTTCATCTCCTTGGCCTACACCTCGGTTGCCTAAGGTCTCTTTTCTTTAACTATgtctttttttgttaactaGGTCTCTCCGGGCTCAATCTTTGCTATTCATTTTAACTCGATACCCTCAATATTGGTCACCTCTTCAATGTCTACTAGGATTTTGGTCTCGGCTTTAGTATTAGCATCTATTTTTCCATTATGTTTTAACTTGGTCTCCTCAACCTCGGTATTGTGGTTGCCTCAACCTCTGcctattttatctttatttcaaCTTGATCTCCTTTGCTTAAGGACTGGTAGCCTCAACCTCGACCTTTAACTTGGATATTTGCTTCAACTTGGTCTCTTTGGCATTGATCACCTCGACCTTAGTCACTACATCTACATTTGTAATCTCATCCTCGATCTCTTCCTTTGCCTTGACCTTGGCCTATGTTGTCTTATATTTGTCTTTCCCTTTTCAATTTATTGGCTTACATCAATTGATTTTGCTAAGAGGATCTCATTTACCCatggttttctttgattttggcTATGTGGATTTAATTCACCCATGACTTCGTGGGAACCAATCCATCATAgcctttattttcttatttttgcatatattctcaattttatttcgGTAAATCATTCTCGTTCCTATGATTGACAACAAACTATTGATGCAAATTTTGGCAAAGGAAAAACGTGTACCTCACCTTcagttgaatttttaatttgaggaAGAGATGACTtgcaaaacagaaaaaaaatggttttgatGCCTAAGTTAGtaagaaaattatagaataGACGAAAAGTCGAAAGTCTAAGTTATCTCATATGGAGCTATACGAAACTTAACCCTAAGTTGTAAGTTAATCTCTTATTCAACTCAAATGcaatttttctcttattcAATTCAGTtacaaattattcaaatttcaaaccaaaattattccaatttaatataaaatttactatcAATCTTTAAGCTTAAGGTTTGACGATGTTGATTCTCTCATGTtgtgaataaaagaaaaagaaaaatcacgaATTCGTAATCCATCTCTCTTTAAAAATCGTGAGCCAAAGAtctttcaattattcaatTCTAATTCGaccttataattattttaggaTTTGACAATTACAAATTCAGTCCTTGTGATTTAGAAAATGTCAGAATTTAGTTCATctgattttataattaaaattataaaatctgACCGTTATGGTTAAAGAGTATGAATGTCTATTAtggatcaaattaaaaaaatttgctatatttattaaatattttcaatagttttatCGTTcacaatcattttaaaaattcaggcatttaaatttatttaaaataaagaaaaaattgcaaatttggtCCTCCACgatttagaaaaagttaaagtAATTTAgtcttcatttgttttaaaaatacagACTATAGAATAACTAAAAGTTGTCTATCattcatcattaatttttttaagtatctTAGATTGATTTTGGTATGTTTAACGTAGGTATGTGAAAATTATTACATTGCAggtttcaaatattatatatttggattCTCCTGCTGGGGTTGGCTTATCTTACTCAACAAACCACTCTAACTACATAACTGGAGATCTTCAAACTGCTTCTGATACCCACACTTTTCTTCTCAAAGTAatttacttttctatttttaatttcttctattttttttaaactcttcattcaaaaactatatatactattttcCATTTCAGTCCCTctaatttttccaaaaaaaaagaaaagaaaacaataatgtcTATTATTTTCAACTGCTGTGTTCATGTTTTTGATAATCATGTTGAATACGGactgaaaattgaaattgttttcaGACAGTTTAAGGGATTAGattgaaaattgatatatatatgatagtaatttaaaatggaaTATTTGCAGTGGTTTAAGGAATTTCCAGAGTTTGTTAAAAATCCATTTTACATAGCAGGAGAGTCTTACGCAGGCATCTATGTCCCTACACTTACCTTCCAAGTTGTCAAAGGTATTTTTCTTAAAccaatatacattttaaagttttatggTTTAGGGCttcattttatatagtttaaatgtagcaaaataaactaaaatatttataaatatactaaaCTTTTATTGGGGTTAGACATTACTACACAACTATATTCtatttgatagtttaaaaatatgcAATTTGAATAAACTTTTGATGTCATTTTAGCTTTCATTTTATGTACTTTTAACAACTCTCTCAAGTGTGGAGTTAAATTTTGTACTtctctttaaatatatttcaaaaacaaatattttaattttggttgctaattaatgtgttttaaacctatttttggaaattaagaaactaaattagtaaaatgaaaagtttgagAACCAAATAGAGACTAAAAAGTAAACTTTCTaatctaaaatgatttatgaTGTATGAAGGAATCAAAGATGGAACTGCAccaatcataaatttaaagGTACGTACAtgaagatttaatttttatttatttatataagctcaataatagtaataataagaaaaaagatagaggtagaaatggaagaaatgaaaaggtattataatgaaatgaatagGGTTACATGGTGGGGAATGGTGTGACGGACGATAAGTTTGATGGCAATGCTCTTGTCCCCTTTGCACATGGCATGGCCCTCATCTCACACTCCATCTTtaaggtattttttaaaaaattgaggtattaaaatcttaattgATATCTAGTTTTTAAACCTTTGCTTAAGTTTATTGTATAATAACATTACAACAGGAAGCTGAAGCAGCTTGTGGTGGAAATTACTTCGATCCTCAAACTATTGACTGCATTGACAAGCTTGACCGAGTTGACCAGGTGCACCATTTTACTATTTGTtccaattttacaaaaacacACTCCTTCATCAACATCTTTCAAATACACTACTCTATCATTTGGTTGTGTGAATTATCAGGCTCTTAGAAGGTTAAACATATACGATATATTGGAGCCATGTTATCACTCACCAAACACAGAAATGAACACAAATTTGCCGTCCAGTTTTCAACAACTTGGACAGACGACAGAGAAGACTACATTAGCTGTTAGGAAGCGGATGTTCGGCCGTGCTTGGCCGTTTAGGGCACCGGTGCGCGATGGCATTGTCCCTCTTTGGCCTCAGCTAGCTCGGTCCCATAATATTACTCATGAATCCACTGTTCCATGTATGGttagtttcctttttcttttctcacacTCCCTTAATTACTTCCTTGTTTTCTcgtattaattatatcataagTTTATCTTTcaaacccttttttcttttatttatttttggaagaaTAGAACGATGAAGTTGCAACTATATGGTTGAACGACGAATCAGTAAGAGCAGCCATT
This genomic interval carries:
- the LOC101209433 gene encoding serine carboxypeptidase 1, giving the protein MGEAKVEDEEEEERRKRKKMERGLIIIMLYLLVNVVDMISIIEAAPQGSLVTHLPGFTSNHFPSKHHSGYINIDETESGKKLFYYFVTSERSPAEDPVVLWLNGGPGCSSFDGFVYEHGPFNFEEGNPKGTLPTLHLNPYSWSKVSNIIYLDSPAGVGLSYSTNHSNYITGDLQTASDTHTFLLKWFKEFPEFVKNPFYIAGESYAGIYVPTLTFQVVKGIKDGTAPIINLKGYMVGNGVTDDKFDGNALVPFAHGMALISHSIFKEAEAACGGNYFDPQTIDCIDKLDRVDQALRRLNIYDILEPCYHSPNTEMNTNLPSSFQQLGQTTEKTTLAVRKRMFGRAWPFRAPVRDGIVPLWPQLARSHNITHESTVPCMNDEVATIWLNDESVRAAIHAEPQSVTGAWELCTDRISYDHDAGSMIPYHINLTSQGYRALIFSGDHDMCVPYTGTQAWTSSIGYKIVDEWRPWFTNSQVAGYLQGYEHNLTFLTIKGAGHTVPEYKPREALDFYSRWLHGNSI